In Actinomyces radicidentis, one genomic interval encodes:
- a CDS encoding proteasome accessory factor PafA2 family protein, producing the protein MSTTRPAEAPTTAGEQPATTPGAAFGPVTRPVGLETEFGVLQPGNPYANPVAMASRVVQAYGAVSRGGLVGAEGASAPAVRWDYEGEDPLADLRGGRLDRAAAHPSQLTDDPTRPAPSGDAPAAAPALDTPADTASGVPADGSPAGSARPVADSGAALPPAPWGTRPRPSEAEAALPRATTAVLPNGARLYVDHAHPEYSSPEVLTPRDAVTWDRAGEVVARRAMRALAAGEGGTVADEVVLYKNNVDGKGAAYGSHENLLVRRDLDFDVLAAALIPFLVTRPVLVGAGRVGIGQRSEQAGFQVAQRSDYVENDIGLQTTFNRPIVNTRDEPHADAERYRRLHVINGDANRFEVPIYLKVATADLLLWFLERAHDRGEGLGALAGLRLSKDPVEELWALSHDTTLSYELATESGPMTALAIQRAHLSTITGALADELGGADADHAGSETAEALALWGEVLTELEAYAAAAASDDAAALAEATTTAARDVEWLAKLQLCEGLRARGNLAWDDPRLAALDIQWADLRPGQGLAEKVIAAGRTRRLTTDAAIEAAADAAPHGTRARLRGEAVATVPQVVGASWTSLVLDVPTRPGLLRLALPEDVLLDDDGARALLTAIRDAVTTTTHPERD; encoded by the coding sequence ATGAGCACGACGCGTCCGGCAGAAGCACCGACGACGGCGGGGGAGCAGCCCGCCACGACGCCGGGCGCCGCCTTCGGCCCGGTCACCCGGCCCGTCGGCCTCGAGACCGAGTTCGGCGTCCTCCAGCCCGGCAACCCCTACGCCAACCCGGTCGCCATGGCGAGCCGCGTCGTCCAGGCCTACGGGGCCGTCTCGCGCGGCGGCCTCGTCGGCGCCGAGGGAGCGTCCGCGCCCGCCGTGCGCTGGGACTACGAGGGGGAGGACCCGCTGGCGGACCTGCGCGGCGGGCGCCTCGACCGCGCGGCCGCGCACCCGAGCCAGCTCACCGACGACCCGACGCGTCCGGCGCCCTCCGGCGACGCGCCCGCCGCCGCCCCCGCGCTCGATACCCCCGCCGACACGGCCTCAGGCGTCCCCGCCGACGGCAGCCCGGCGGGCTCGGCCCGCCCAGTGGCCGACAGCGGCGCCGCCCTGCCGCCCGCGCCCTGGGGCACCCGCCCCCGCCCCAGCGAGGCCGAGGCAGCCCTCCCGCGAGCCACCACCGCCGTCCTGCCCAACGGCGCCCGCCTCTACGTCGACCACGCCCACCCCGAGTACTCCAGCCCCGAGGTCCTCACCCCGCGCGACGCCGTCACCTGGGACCGCGCCGGCGAGGTCGTCGCCCGCCGCGCCATGCGGGCGCTCGCCGCCGGGGAGGGCGGAACCGTCGCCGACGAGGTCGTCCTCTACAAGAACAACGTCGACGGCAAGGGCGCCGCCTACGGCTCCCACGAGAACCTCCTCGTGCGCCGCGACCTCGACTTCGACGTCCTCGCCGCCGCCCTCATCCCCTTCCTCGTCACCCGCCCGGTCCTCGTGGGCGCGGGACGCGTCGGCATTGGTCAGCGCAGCGAGCAGGCCGGCTTCCAGGTCGCCCAGCGCTCCGACTACGTCGAGAACGACATCGGCCTCCAGACCACATTCAACCGGCCCATCGTCAACACCCGCGACGAGCCGCACGCCGACGCCGAGCGCTACCGCCGGCTCCACGTCATCAACGGCGACGCCAACCGCTTCGAGGTCCCCATCTACCTCAAGGTCGCCACGGCCGACCTCCTGCTGTGGTTCCTGGAGCGCGCCCACGACCGCGGCGAGGGCCTCGGCGCGCTCGCCGGACTGCGCCTCTCGAAGGACCCGGTCGAGGAGCTCTGGGCGCTCTCCCACGACACGACGCTCTCCTACGAGCTGGCCACCGAGTCCGGTCCCATGACCGCCCTCGCGATCCAGCGCGCCCACCTCAGCACGATCACGGGGGCGCTCGCCGACGAGCTCGGCGGCGCCGACGCCGACCACGCCGGGTCGGAGACCGCCGAGGCGCTCGCCCTGTGGGGCGAGGTCCTCACCGAGCTCGAGGCCTACGCGGCCGCGGCCGCCTCCGATGACGCTGCCGCTCTCGCCGAGGCCACCACGACCGCCGCCCGCGACGTCGAGTGGCTCGCCAAGCTGCAGCTCTGCGAGGGCCTGCGGGCCCGCGGGAACCTGGCCTGGGACGACCCCCGGCTGGCCGCCCTCGACATCCAGTGGGCCGACCTGCGCCCCGGTCAGGGACTGGCCGAGAAGGTCATCGCCGCCGGCCGCACCCGCCGACTCACCACCGACGCCGCCATCGAGGCCGCCGCCGACGCCGCCCCGCACGGCACCCGCGCGCGCCTGCGCGGCGAGGCGGTCGCCACCGTCCCGCAGGTCGTCGGCGCCTCCTGGACGAGCCTCGTCCTCGACGTCCCCACCCGGCCCGGTCTGCTGCGACTCGCCCTGCCCGAGGACGTCCTCCTCGACGACGACGGCGCCCGCGCCCTCCTCACCGCGATCCGGGACGCCGTCACGACCACCACCCACCCTGAGAGAGACTGA
- a CDS encoding ubiquitin-like protein Pup codes for MSVNSQIQPTGGPSEGEDSLATSTAGQTQVSGVDDILDEIDSVLETNAAAFVQGFVQKGGE; via the coding sequence ATGAGCGTGAACTCCCAGATCCAGCCCACCGGCGGCCCGTCGGAGGGCGAGGACTCCCTCGCCACCAGCACCGCGGGACAGACCCAGGTCTCCGGCGTCGACGACATCCTCGACGAGATCGACTCCGTCCTGGAGACCAACGCCGCGGCCTTCGTCCAGGGCTTCGTCCAGAAGGGCGGCGAGTGA
- a CDS encoding class I SAM-dependent methyltransferase — translation MSTEIGQDARWFDDNRANWDDRAALHEASGYGIDRLLTAPDAISDEVAADVPYLGDLTGLDVIHLQCHLGTDTVSLTRLGARRVVGVDLSGESLRRARSLAERAGARLELVESNVYDARGAVTGDFDLVYTTVGVLCWLPDIEAWAQVVASMLRPGGRLHLRDDHPVFMAVGDDVSGGLTLHEPYFQQAEPMTWDDEGSYVATPDGAEPVRHTRNHQWNHGVGEILTALIKAGLVIDEVAEPRTSAWCRWSELMEPTDDGAWRFSDPAQREQLPLQLLVRAHRSE, via the coding sequence ATGAGCACCGAGATCGGGCAGGATGCCCGCTGGTTCGACGACAACCGCGCCAACTGGGACGACCGCGCCGCCCTCCACGAGGCCAGCGGCTACGGCATCGACCGCCTCCTCACCGCGCCCGACGCGATCTCCGACGAAGTCGCCGCCGACGTCCCCTACCTCGGCGACCTCACGGGCCTCGACGTCATCCACCTCCAGTGCCACCTCGGTACGGACACCGTGTCGCTGACCCGCCTGGGTGCCAGACGGGTCGTCGGCGTCGACCTCTCGGGCGAGTCCCTGCGCCGGGCGCGGTCCCTCGCTGAGCGCGCCGGCGCGCGCCTCGAGCTCGTCGAGTCCAACGTCTACGACGCCCGCGGGGCCGTCACCGGCGACTTCGACCTCGTCTACACGACCGTCGGCGTCCTGTGCTGGCTGCCGGATATCGAGGCCTGGGCACAGGTCGTCGCCTCGATGCTCCGCCCGGGCGGGCGCCTCCACCTGCGCGACGACCACCCCGTGTTCATGGCGGTCGGCGACGACGTCTCGGGCGGCCTCACGCTCCACGAGCCCTACTTCCAGCAGGCCGAGCCGATGACCTGGGACGACGAGGGCTCCTACGTCGCGACCCCCGACGGCGCGGAGCCGGTCCGGCACACGCGCAACCACCAGTGGAACCATGGCGTCGGCGAGATCCTTACCGCGCTCATCAAGGCTGGCCTCGTCATCGACGAGGTCGCCGAGCCGCGCACCTCCGCCTGGTGCCGCTGGAGCGAGCTCATGGAGCCGACCGACGACGGCGCGTGGCGTTTCTCGGACCCGGCGCAGCGCGAGCAGCTCCCGCTCCAGCTCCTCGTGAGGGCCCACCGGTCGGAGTGA
- the hisI gene encoding phosphoribosyl-AMP cyclohydrolase, whose product MTTTETTPADSPLPAELAVRLKRDPRGLVAAVVQQHDSREVLMVGWMNDEALRRTLTEGRVTFWSRSRQEYWRKGDTSGHYQFVKAVSLDCDGDALLIEVDQVGAACHTGARSCFEAGGDLGATVGERPEELRARA is encoded by the coding sequence GTGACCACCACTGAGACCACTCCCGCCGACTCCCCGCTGCCCGCAGAGCTCGCCGTCCGGCTCAAGCGCGACCCCAGGGGGCTCGTCGCCGCCGTCGTCCAGCAGCACGACAGCCGCGAGGTCCTCATGGTCGGCTGGATGAACGACGAGGCCCTGCGCCGCACCCTCACCGAGGGTCGCGTCACCTTCTGGTCCCGCTCGCGCCAGGAGTACTGGCGCAAGGGCGACACCTCCGGTCACTACCAGTTCGTCAAGGCCGTCTCCCTCGACTGCGACGGCGACGCCCTCCTCATCGAGGTCGACCAGGTCGGCGCAGCGTGCCACACCGGCGCCCGCTCCTGCTTCGAGGCCGGCGGCGACCTCGGGGCCACCGTCGGCGAGCGCCCCGAGGAGCTGCGCGCCCGGGCCTGA
- the pafA gene encoding Pup--protein ligase, with protein sequence MTDAQGRTPARRIFGVETEYGLTCASTTGGVPPLDADHAARELFAPVVERGRTSNVFTRAGARLYLDVGSHPEFATAECDRLEDLLAQDRAGELTMADLAVTANERLAAKDVPGRIHLLKNNLDAEGTGFGCHENYLVRRRGDFWNDARTLVPHLVTRQVLVGAGHVLPPEPGAPAGSPARFVFSQRADQMEDAVSSATTRSRPLINTRDEPHADAELYRRMHVIVGDSNIAQGSTLLKVGVMDLLLDYLEEGGSLADLTLANPMRAIRDTCHDLTGTVPLELADGRTITPLDLQTEHLARVRAHTAAMDLTALQRQALDLWERGLDAVRAGRPQDVATELDWAAKHQLLTRYAERAGVGLDDPRIARLALAYHDVSPTDGLRLKLEGAGLLRRFVDDDAARAAITTPPATTRAHLRGTVIARAEDLRRDLTADWVNLKLDDGRTPAIALRNPFATQDERVDELLAHMEEPLEGFSSELPTGV encoded by the coding sequence GTGACCGACGCGCAGGGGAGGACGCCCGCCCGCCGCATCTTCGGCGTCGAGACCGAGTACGGCCTCACCTGCGCCTCCACCACCGGCGGCGTGCCCCCGCTCGACGCCGACCACGCCGCCCGCGAGCTCTTCGCCCCCGTCGTCGAGCGCGGCCGCACCTCCAACGTCTTCACCCGCGCAGGCGCCCGCCTCTACCTCGACGTCGGCTCCCACCCCGAGTTCGCCACCGCCGAGTGCGACCGCCTCGAGGACCTCCTCGCCCAGGACCGCGCCGGCGAGCTCACCATGGCCGACCTCGCCGTCACCGCCAACGAGCGCCTCGCCGCCAAGGACGTCCCCGGCCGCATCCACCTCCTCAAGAACAACCTCGACGCCGAGGGCACCGGCTTCGGCTGCCACGAGAACTACCTCGTGCGCCGCCGCGGCGACTTCTGGAACGACGCCCGCACCCTCGTGCCGCACCTGGTGACCCGGCAGGTCCTCGTCGGCGCCGGGCACGTCCTCCCGCCCGAGCCCGGCGCCCCGGCCGGCAGCCCCGCCCGCTTCGTCTTCTCCCAGCGCGCCGACCAGATGGAGGACGCCGTCTCCTCGGCGACCACCCGCTCCCGCCCGCTCATCAACACGCGCGACGAGCCCCACGCCGACGCCGAGCTCTACCGCCGCATGCACGTCATCGTCGGAGACTCCAACATCGCCCAGGGATCCACGCTCCTCAAGGTCGGCGTCATGGACCTGCTCCTGGACTACCTCGAGGAGGGCGGCTCCCTGGCCGACCTCACGCTCGCCAACCCGATGCGGGCCATCCGGGACACCTGCCACGACCTCACCGGCACCGTGCCGCTCGAGCTCGCCGACGGCCGCACCATCACCCCGCTCGACCTGCAGACCGAGCACCTCGCGCGCGTCCGCGCCCACACCGCCGCCATGGACCTCACCGCGCTCCAGCGCCAGGCCCTCGACCTGTGGGAGCGGGGTCTCGACGCCGTGCGCGCCGGTCGCCCGCAGGACGTCGCCACCGAGCTCGACTGGGCCGCGAAGCACCAGCTCCTCACCCGCTACGCCGAGCGCGCCGGTGTCGGCCTGGACGACCCGCGCATCGCCCGCCTGGCCCTCGCCTACCACGACGTCAGCCCGACCGACGGTCTGCGCCTCAAGCTCGAGGGAGCGGGCCTCCTGCGCCGCTTCGTCGACGACGACGCCGCCCGCGCGGCGATCACGACGCCGCCGGCCACGACCCGCGCCCACCTGCGCGGCACCGTCATCGCCCGCGCCGAGGACCTGCGCCGCGACCTCACCGCCGACTGGGTCAACCTCAAGCTCGACGACGGCCGCACCCCGGCCATCGCCCTGCGCAACCCCTTCGCCACCCAGGACGAGCGCGTCGACGAGCTCCTCGCCCACATGGAGGAGCCCCTCGAGGGCTTCAGCAGCGAGCTTCCCACCGGCGTCTGA
- the hisF gene encoding imidazole glycerol phosphate synthase subunit HisF codes for MSVAVRVIPCLDVKDGRVVKGVNFQGLRDAGDPVELAKRYDAEGADEITFLDVSASSEGRATMLDVVASTAEQVFVPLTVGGGVRSVDDVDALLRAGADKVGINTAAIARPELLTEVATRFGNQVIVLSVDARRCPEGVTTPSGYEVTTHGGSRSTGIDAVEWAVRAAGLGAGEILLNSMDADGVTGGFDLEMIDDVRSRVDVPLIASGGAGRPADFAAAAGHGADAVLAASVFHYGTLTIGEAKEALRAAGHPVR; via the coding sequence ATGAGCGTCGCCGTCCGCGTCATCCCCTGTCTCGACGTCAAGGACGGGCGCGTCGTCAAGGGTGTCAACTTCCAGGGCCTGCGCGACGCCGGCGACCCCGTCGAGCTCGCCAAGCGCTACGACGCCGAGGGCGCTGACGAGATCACCTTCCTCGACGTCTCCGCCTCCTCCGAGGGCCGCGCCACCATGCTCGACGTCGTCGCCTCGACCGCCGAGCAGGTCTTCGTCCCCCTCACCGTCGGCGGCGGCGTCCGCAGCGTCGACGACGTCGACGCCCTCCTGCGCGCCGGCGCTGACAAGGTCGGCATCAACACCGCCGCCATCGCCCGCCCCGAGCTCCTCACCGAGGTCGCCACCCGCTTCGGCAACCAGGTCATCGTCCTGTCCGTCGACGCCCGGCGCTGCCCGGAGGGCGTCACCACCCCCTCCGGCTACGAGGTCACCACCCACGGCGGCTCGCGCTCCACCGGCATCGACGCCGTCGAGTGGGCGGTCCGCGCCGCGGGCCTCGGCGCCGGCGAGATCCTCCTCAACTCCATGGACGCCGACGGCGTCACCGGCGGCTTCGACCTCGAGATGATCGACGACGTCCGTTCCCGCGTCGACGTCCCCCTCATCGCCTCCGGCGGCGCCGGCAGGCCCGCCGACTTCGCCGCCGCCGCCGGCCACGGCGCGGACGCCGTCCTCGCCGCGAGCGTCTTCCACTACGGGACCCTCACCATCGGGGAGGCCAAGGAAGCCCTGCGCGCCGCCGGCCATCCCGTCCGCTGA
- a CDS encoding tRNA (adenine-N1)-methyltransferase — MPRLPPRMVTQEVLGQAGRRGLFRYGERVQVTDVKGAKHTFQLDPKGYFQSQRGSFHHRDVVGLDEGTVLQTESGHELLLLRPLLADYVLSMPRGAQVVYAKDSGQVISMGDIFPGARVLEAGVGSGALTMNLLSAIGETGHLLSIERRTDFAQIAASNVDSWFGRHHPAWDLRTGDFAEVTANHVEDASVDRIVLDMLAPWENVEEGARVLVPGGLFLAYVATTTQLSRTVEALRHSGLFTEPESWESMVRTWNVDGLSVRPDHTMVAHTGFLLAARRLAAGSRPLTRKRPPARGAYDDGGYWTPEDVKERTSTDRKVKRVLRDSLAKQPEDRTPVLPGTPRKEAERDA, encoded by the coding sequence ATGCCCAGGCTCCCGCCGCGCATGGTCACCCAGGAGGTCCTCGGCCAGGCGGGTCGCCGTGGCCTTTTCCGCTACGGCGAGCGCGTCCAGGTCACCGACGTCAAGGGCGCCAAGCACACCTTCCAGCTCGACCCCAAGGGCTACTTCCAGTCCCAGCGCGGCAGCTTCCACCACCGCGACGTCGTCGGCCTCGACGAAGGCACCGTCCTCCAGACCGAGTCCGGCCACGAGCTTCTCCTTCTGCGGCCGCTGCTCGCCGACTACGTCCTGTCCATGCCCCGCGGCGCCCAGGTCGTCTACGCCAAGGACTCCGGCCAGGTCATCTCGATGGGGGACATCTTCCCCGGCGCCCGCGTCCTCGAGGCCGGTGTCGGCTCCGGCGCCCTCACCATGAACCTCCTCTCCGCCATCGGGGAGACCGGGCACCTGCTCTCCATCGAGCGCCGCACCGACTTCGCCCAGATCGCCGCCTCCAACGTCGACTCCTGGTTCGGCCGCCACCACCCCGCCTGGGACCTGCGCACCGGCGACTTCGCCGAGGTCACGGCGAACCACGTCGAGGACGCCTCCGTGGACCGCATCGTCCTGGACATGCTCGCCCCCTGGGAGAACGTCGAGGAGGGCGCCCGCGTCCTCGTCCCCGGTGGCCTCTTCCTCGCCTACGTCGCCACCACCACGCAGCTCTCGCGCACCGTCGAGGCGCTGCGCCACTCGGGCCTGTTCACCGAGCCGGAGTCCTGGGAGTCGATGGTCCGCACCTGGAACGTCGACGGCCTCTCCGTGCGACCCGATCACACGATGGTCGCGCACACCGGCTTCCTGCTCGCCGCCCGTCGTCTTGCCGCCGGCTCACGACCTCTCACGCGCAAGCGCCCGCCAGCGCGCGGCGCCTACGACGACGGCGGCTACTGGACTCCCGAGGACGTCAAGGAGCGCACGAGCACGGATCGCAAGGTCAAGCGCGTCCTGCGCGACTCCCTCGCCAAGCAGCCCGAGGACCGCACCCCGGTCCTGCCCGGCACACCCCGGAAGGAGGCCGAGCGCGATGCCTGA
- the arc gene encoding proteasome ATPase produces MPESLGVPARSFHDNQLREARAEAMSLASKNERLVKALTVARERIAELGEQLDAVTLPPVSFAVLTGIPDAPIRPDADAEDGRSIHAGAIRLGGPDDADAGEARQRGHEAHEHAASHARAQVDVEPVARPREVDVLLGGRPMRLGLHPAVDAEALSVGQLLAVNDQMLVVDALPPSDTGEAVTLDEILPDSAEAASDEPAPAAAIDPLTRQRPVRALVTTGAGATRVVTLAGTIGVDALQPGDTLTADLRANVATALVERTSVEQLVVTETPDVSWEDIGGLGPQIEEIRDALELPFTHPELYRSYGLRAPKGMLLYGPPGCGKTLIAKAVASSLAASATGDGAQPRSAAFLNIKGPELLSKFVGETERQIRAIFEQARKVAAEDRPVVIFFDEMEALFRTRGTGVSSDVETMIVPQVLAEIDGVESLRNVVIIGASNREDMIDPAILRPGRLDAKIRVDRPDADGALEILAKHLTADLPLDPAELAAHDGDREAAAEAMRRAAVASLYARSPERAVLEITYVTAAHETLHLADLVSGAMLAAIVSRAKTAAIKDELLGGPGGLSTARLLAAVDVEARQNEEITGAANPDGWSRVIGHRGEAIRSVRRLIAGTGTGPTAGARPTTEEERA; encoded by the coding sequence ATGCCTGAGTCCCTCGGAGTCCCCGCCCGCAGCTTCCACGACAACCAGCTGCGCGAGGCGCGCGCGGAGGCCATGAGCCTCGCCTCGAAGAACGAGCGCCTCGTCAAGGCCCTCACCGTCGCCCGCGAGCGCATCGCTGAGCTCGGCGAGCAGCTCGACGCCGTCACCCTCCCGCCCGTCTCCTTTGCCGTCCTCACCGGGATCCCGGACGCCCCGATCCGCCCCGACGCCGACGCCGAGGACGGGCGCTCCATCCACGCCGGGGCGATCCGCCTGGGCGGGCCCGACGACGCCGACGCCGGAGAAGCCCGACAGCGCGGGCACGAGGCCCACGAGCACGCCGCCTCGCACGCCCGCGCGCAGGTCGACGTCGAGCCGGTGGCGCGCCCGCGCGAGGTCGACGTGCTCCTCGGCGGCCGCCCCATGCGCCTCGGTCTGCACCCCGCCGTCGACGCGGAGGCTCTGAGCGTCGGCCAGCTCCTCGCCGTCAACGACCAGATGCTCGTCGTCGACGCACTCCCTCCCTCGGACACGGGCGAGGCCGTCACCCTCGACGAGATCCTCCCCGACAGCGCCGAGGCAGCATCCGACGAGCCCGCACCTGCCGCCGCCATCGACCCGCTCACCCGCCAGCGCCCCGTGCGCGCCCTCGTCACCACCGGCGCCGGCGCGACCCGTGTCGTCACCCTGGCCGGCACGATCGGCGTCGACGCCCTCCAGCCGGGCGACACCCTCACCGCGGACCTGCGCGCCAACGTCGCCACCGCGCTCGTCGAGCGCACGAGCGTCGAGCAGCTCGTCGTCACCGAGACCCCGGACGTGTCCTGGGAGGACATCGGCGGCCTCGGCCCGCAGATCGAGGAGATCCGCGACGCCCTCGAGCTGCCCTTCACCCACCCCGAGCTCTACCGCTCCTACGGCCTGCGCGCCCCCAAGGGCATGCTCCTGTACGGCCCGCCCGGCTGCGGCAAGACCCTCATCGCCAAGGCGGTCGCCTCCTCGCTGGCCGCCTCGGCGACCGGGGACGGCGCCCAGCCCCGCTCCGCCGCCTTCCTCAACATCAAGGGCCCGGAGCTCCTCAGCAAGTTCGTCGGCGAGACCGAGCGCCAGATCCGCGCCATCTTCGAGCAGGCCCGCAAGGTCGCCGCCGAGGACCGCCCCGTCGTCATCTTCTTCGACGAGATGGAGGCGCTCTTCCGCACTCGCGGCACCGGCGTGTCCTCCGACGTCGAGACGATGATCGTCCCGCAGGTCCTCGCCGAGATCGATGGCGTCGAATCCCTGCGCAACGTCGTCATCATCGGCGCCTCGAACCGCGAGGACATGATCGACCCCGCGATCCTGCGGCCCGGGCGCCTCGACGCGAAGATCCGCGTCGACCGCCCCGACGCCGACGGCGCCCTGGAGATCCTCGCCAAGCACCTCACGGCGGACCTCCCGCTCGACCCGGCCGAGCTCGCCGCCCACGACGGCGACCGCGAGGCGGCGGCCGAGGCGATGCGCCGCGCCGCCGTGGCGTCCCTCTACGCCCGCAGCCCGGAGCGCGCCGTCCTGGAGATCACCTACGTCACCGCGGCGCACGAGACGCTGCACCTCGCGGACCTCGTCTCGGGCGCCATGCTCGCCGCGATCGTCTCGCGCGCGAAGACGGCCGCCATCAAGGACGAGCTCTTGGGTGGCCCTGGGGGCCTGTCGACGGCGCGCCTGCTGGCGGCGGTCGACGTCGAGGCCCGCCAGAACGAGGAGATCACCGGCGCCGCGAACCCCGACGGCTGGTCGCGGGTCATCGGGCACCGGGGCGAGGCGATCCGATCCGTCCGGCGCCTCATCGCCGGCACGGGGACCGGGCCGACGGCGGGCGCGAGGCCCACGACTGAGGAGGAGCGCGCATGA
- a CDS encoding OPT family oligopeptide transporter — MSSSATPAGPGTTGPAAAAPAAGRGAVKELTLRGVLIGGVITIVFTAANVYLGLKVGLTFATSIPAAVISMAVLRRFKDHTVQENNIVQTIASAAGTLSAIIFILPGLIIVGWWNGFPYWTTVAVIALGGVLGVMYSIPLRRALVTHSDLPYPEGVAGAEVLKVGDTHEGAEESARGLRVIIWGGLCSAGYVVLNALKAIGTEVSSTFRLGAGATTLGTSLSLALIGVGHLVGLGVGVAMLVGLGISYGILLPLRTSGHAAGLSGTDLSDLVSTTFASDVRFVGAGTIAIAAVWTFIKILGPIVSGIRESLAASARRGKGEELPVTEQDLSMRVVVITTLACMLPIGALLWLFVHGTAIASSALGLVLVSIAFILLTGLAVASVCGYMAGLIGASNSPISGVGILVAILAALVVKLVFGASSDSQTTSLVAYTLFTAAVVFGIATISNDNLQDLKTGQLVDSTPWKQQVALLIGVLFGAIVIPPVLDLMQTAFGFAGAPGAGENALAAPQASLISSLVTGVFGGSINWGLLGLGALIGVVVIIIDEVLTRTTQRMSLPAIAVGMGMYLPSAVTVLIPLGAILGVIHNRAAERSAHPERVMRMGTLMATGLIVGESLWGVVFAAIVGATGNEAPLVVMPDWWSGPGTGLGVLVFVVMLVALYRLARREGERD, encoded by the coding sequence ATGTCCTCATCAGCCACCCCGGCGGGCCCCGGCACCACCGGACCCGCGGCCGCGGCCCCCGCCGCCGGCCGCGGCGCCGTCAAGGAGCTCACTCTCCGCGGCGTCCTCATCGGCGGCGTCATCACGATCGTCTTCACGGCCGCGAACGTCTACCTCGGCCTCAAGGTCGGCCTCACCTTCGCCACGTCGATCCCCGCCGCCGTCATCTCCATGGCGGTCCTGCGCCGCTTCAAGGACCACACGGTCCAGGAGAACAACATCGTCCAGACGATCGCCTCGGCGGCCGGGACGCTCTCCGCCATCATCTTCATCCTGCCCGGCCTCATCATCGTCGGCTGGTGGAACGGCTTCCCGTACTGGACGACCGTCGCCGTCATCGCCCTGGGCGGCGTCCTCGGCGTCATGTACTCCATCCCGCTGCGCCGCGCCCTCGTCACCCACTCCGACCTCCCGTACCCCGAGGGCGTCGCCGGGGCCGAGGTCCTCAAGGTCGGCGACACCCACGAGGGCGCCGAGGAGTCCGCCCGCGGCCTGCGCGTCATCATCTGGGGCGGCCTCTGCTCGGCCGGCTACGTCGTGCTCAACGCCCTCAAGGCCATCGGCACCGAGGTCTCGTCCACCTTCCGCCTCGGCGCGGGCGCCACCACGCTGGGCACCTCGCTGTCGCTCGCCCTCATCGGCGTCGGCCACCTCGTCGGCCTCGGCGTCGGCGTCGCCATGCTCGTGGGCCTCGGCATCTCCTACGGGATCCTCCTGCCGCTGCGCACCTCCGGCCACGCCGCGGGCCTGAGCGGCACCGACCTCTCCGACCTCGTCTCGACGACCTTCGCCTCGGACGTCCGCTTCGTCGGCGCCGGCACCATCGCCATCGCCGCCGTGTGGACCTTCATCAAGATCCTCGGGCCCATCGTCTCCGGCATCCGCGAGTCCCTCGCCGCCTCCGCCCGCCGCGGCAAGGGCGAGGAGCTGCCCGTCACCGAGCAGGACCTGTCCATGCGCGTGGTCGTCATCACGACGCTCGCCTGCATGCTCCCGATCGGGGCCCTCCTGTGGCTGTTCGTCCACGGCACCGCGATCGCCTCCTCCGCGCTCGGCCTCGTCCTCGTCTCGATCGCGTTCATCCTCCTCACCGGCCTCGCCGTCGCCTCGGTGTGCGGCTACATGGCCGGTCTCATCGGCGCGTCCAACTCGCCGATCTCCGGCGTCGGCATCCTGGTCGCGATCCTCGCCGCGCTCGTCGTCAAGCTCGTCTTCGGCGCCTCCAGCGACTCCCAGACGACCTCGCTCGTCGCCTACACGCTGTTCACCGCGGCCGTCGTCTTCGGCATCGCGACGATCTCCAACGACAACCTCCAGGACCTCAAGACGGGCCAGCTCGTCGACTCCACCCCCTGGAAGCAGCAGGTCGCTCTCCTCATCGGCGTCCTCTTCGGCGCGATCGTCATCCCGCCCGTCCTCGACCTCATGCAGACCGCCTTCGGCTTCGCTGGCGCCCCCGGCGCGGGGGAGAACGCGCTCGCCGCCCCGCAGGCGAGCCTCATCTCCTCCCTCGTCACCGGCGTCTTCGGCGGCTCGATCAACTGGGGCCTGCTGGGGCTCGGCGCCCTCATCGGCGTCGTCGTCATCATCATCGACGAGGTCCTCACCAGGACGACCCAGCGCATGTCGCTCCCGGCCATCGCCGTCGGCATGGGCATGTACCTGCCCAGCGCGGTCACGGTCCTCATCCCGCTCGGCGCCATCCTCGGCGTCATCCACAACCGTGCAGCCGAGCGCTCCGCACACCCCGAGCGCGTCATGCGCATGGGCACCCTCATGGCGACCGGACTCATCGTCGGCGAGTCCCTGTGGGGCGTCGTCTTCGCCGCGATCGTCGGCGCCACGGGGAACGAGGCGCCACTCGTCGTCATGCCGGACTGGTGGTCCGGCCCCGGGACCGGCCTCGGCGTCCTCGTCTTCGTGGTCATGCTCGTCGCCCTCTACCGGCTCGCGCGCCGCGAGGGCGAGCGCGACTGA